The Rhizobium leguminosarum genome includes a region encoding these proteins:
- a CDS encoding DUF1800 domain-containing protein: MSLSFPTMAAIRFGYGFRPGEAPPDSKDDLIGQLRMGVAATPDFPLGGPDMRHQAILSLQAQLKQIRQDAKTVTDDTTQREMRKGVQQQVQQQFQHDANLRLMQAVLSPYGFYERLSTFWTDHFSTSANKSLPMRLIVPLYEAEAIRPFISGRFGDLLRNATAHPAMLIYLDQADSLGPDSAGGMKRNKGLNENLGRELLELHTLGAGSGYSQADVTAAAMVLTGLTIDRKEMDIAFRPNISEPGAHEVLGVSYGGRRRSRDDYLDMLDDLALHPKTAAHISRKLAVHFIADQPDEGMVSDMAEAWKKTDGDLTAVYTAMLDHPAAWRDEGAKARQPFDYIVAGLRALNAGPVNGVVGSFLASNQQGTDEGDMAANTPGMAGSPVPTDPAGEAREKRLKAFQTARALGQGALRRMGQPTWLPPSPAGFEEGFSAWITGSQLAERLAWARRAAAQFGRDEDPREFLKSTLADAARDETIRVVSQAPNKISGLTLVLASPEFNRR, encoded by the coding sequence ATGAGCCTGTCTTTCCCGACGATGGCGGCGATCCGGTTCGGCTATGGTTTCCGGCCGGGCGAGGCGCCGCCGGATAGCAAAGACGATCTCATCGGCCAGCTGCGCATGGGGGTGGCGGCAACGCCGGATTTTCCCCTCGGCGGGCCCGACATGCGCCACCAGGCAATTCTCAGCCTGCAGGCGCAGTTGAAGCAGATCCGGCAGGACGCCAAGACGGTGACCGACGATACGACGCAACGCGAGATGCGCAAAGGCGTGCAACAGCAAGTGCAGCAGCAGTTCCAGCATGATGCGAACCTGCGGCTGATGCAGGCGGTGCTATCGCCGTACGGCTTCTACGAGAGGCTTTCGACCTTCTGGACCGATCATTTCTCCACCAGCGCCAATAAGAGCCTGCCGATGCGTCTCATCGTGCCGCTCTACGAGGCCGAGGCGATCCGGCCGTTCATATCAGGCAGGTTCGGCGATCTCTTGCGCAATGCCACCGCCCATCCGGCCATGCTGATCTATCTCGACCAGGCGGATTCGCTTGGGCCGGATTCGGCCGGCGGCATGAAGCGCAACAAAGGGCTGAACGAAAATCTCGGTCGCGAACTGCTGGAGCTGCACACGCTTGGCGCTGGCAGCGGCTATAGCCAGGCGGATGTCACGGCGGCGGCCATGGTGCTGACGGGGCTCACTATCGACCGCAAGGAGATGGACATCGCCTTCCGGCCGAATATATCGGAGCCCGGCGCGCATGAGGTGCTCGGCGTCAGCTATGGCGGGCGCAGGCGCTCGCGCGACGATTATCTCGACATGCTTGACGATCTGGCGCTGCATCCGAAGACGGCGGCGCATATCAGCCGCAAGCTCGCGGTGCATTTTATCGCCGACCAGCCTGACGAGGGCATGGTGTCCGATATGGCGGAGGCCTGGAAGAAGACGGATGGCGATCTGACTGCCGTCTACACCGCCATGCTCGATCATCCCGCCGCCTGGCGCGACGAGGGCGCCAAGGCGCGCCAGCCCTTCGATTATATCGTCGCTGGCCTGAGGGCGCTGAATGCGGGGCCGGTCAACGGCGTCGTCGGCAGTTTCCTGGCGTCCAACCAGCAGGGTACTGACGAGGGCGACATGGCGGCGAACACGCCTGGCATGGCAGGATCGCCGGTGCCGACGGATCCCGCCGGCGAGGCGAGGGAGAAGCGCCTCAAAGCCTTCCAGACGGCGCGGGCGCTGGGGCAGGGGGCACTCAGGCGCATGGGCCAGCCGACCTGGCTGCCGCCGAGCCCGGCCGGTTTCGAGGAAGGCTTCTCCGCCTGGATCACCGGCAGCCAGCTCGCCGAGCGGCTGGCCTGGGCAAGGCGGGCCGCAGCACAGTTCGGCCGGGACGAGGATCCGCGCGAATTCTTGAAATCGACGCTCGCCGATGCCGCGCGCGACGAGACGATCCGCGTCGTCTCGCAGGCGCCGAACAAGATCAGCGGGCTGACGCTGGTGCTGGCGTCGCCCGAATTCAACCGCCGATAG
- a CDS encoding DMT family protein, which yields MSFSPAAVLPVVILFASNIFMTFAWYGHLKHKSSAIFLAIIVSWGIAFFEYCLAVPANRIGSAVYTTAQLKTMQEVITLIVFAGFSIFWLGENLTWNHAIGFALIAIGASFIFRA from the coding sequence ATGTCCTTTTCTCCTGCCGCCGTCTTGCCCGTCGTCATACTGTTTGCTTCCAACATCTTCATGACCTTTGCCTGGTACGGGCATCTCAAGCATAAGAGCAGTGCCATCTTCCTCGCCATCATCGTCAGCTGGGGTATCGCCTTTTTCGAATATTGCCTGGCGGTGCCGGCCAACCGGATCGGTTCGGCGGTCTATACGACGGCGCAGCTGAAGACGATGCAGGAGGTGATCACGCTGATCGTCTTTGCCGGCTTCTCGATCTTCTGGCTCGGCGAGAACCTGACCTGGAACCATGCGATCGGCTTCGCCCTGATCGCAATCGGGGCATCCTTCATCTTTCGTGCATAA
- a CDS encoding RDD family protein, which yields MDTTPQMPQYATLPSRHFWRRAVAYLIDIIIFQAAILIAVYCISTVLPLDFRFPGWSYTQCGVELPDQLAKRIDAGWPLRSGEVRINQICEVSQIGSEKQRYLQTGVSRQTDNGTSGQWLTIPVDADDNPVIGPVFVYSSVISGIVNIAFLAFAFAYFSANGRRTIGKKLLGLRVQSVDGKSPGLGTEFRREILKFSPYLFFIAAAFAFSLFPVSPTEDFDALLRMSRDGYTLLNNGAATFNIILGIAALIWWFLPFIFWRGQTFYDRICACKVVKS from the coding sequence ATGGACACGACACCGCAGATGCCGCAATACGCTACTTTGCCTTCCCGCCACTTCTGGCGACGCGCCGTGGCCTATCTCATCGACATCATCATCTTTCAGGCCGCCATTCTCATAGCCGTCTACTGTATTTCAACAGTTCTTCCCCTAGACTTCCGCTTTCCCGGCTGGAGTTACACACAGTGCGGCGTAGAGTTGCCGGATCAGCTTGCAAAGCGGATTGACGCCGGATGGCCGCTGAGAAGTGGGGAAGTTCGTATCAATCAGATCTGCGAAGTCAGCCAAATCGGCTCGGAAAAACAAAGATACCTGCAGACGGGCGTCTCCCGTCAAACAGACAACGGGACATCAGGCCAATGGCTGACCATCCCTGTCGACGCGGACGACAATCCAGTGATCGGACCCGTGTTCGTATATTCCAGCGTGATCTCCGGCATCGTCAACATTGCCTTTCTCGCGTTTGCCTTCGCCTATTTTTCCGCAAATGGCCGCCGCACGATCGGAAAGAAGCTGCTCGGCCTGAGAGTCCAATCCGTCGATGGTAAAAGCCCCGGCCTTGGCACCGAGTTTAGACGGGAGATCCTGAAATTCAGCCCGTATCTGTTTTTCATCGCCGCCGCTTTTGCGTTTTCGCTGTTTCCAGTCTCTCCCACGGAAGACTTCGACGCCTTGCTCCGCATGTCTCGCGACGGATACACACTTTTGAACAACGGCGCCGCAACGTTCAACATCATCCTGGGTATAGCCGCCCTTATTTGGTGGTTCTTGCCCTTCATCTTTTGGCGAGGACAGACCTTTTACGATCGCATCTGCGCCTGCAAGGTGGTGAAGAGCTGA
- a CDS encoding MFS transporter, with protein sequence MSALESLRRLTPQQRNTVIASYLGWTLDAFDFFILVFVLKYIAEEFNTDVPAVSVAIFLTLAMRALGALIFGLAADRYGRRITLMADVLLYSLFEFLTGFSTGLTMFLVLRALYGIAMGGEWGVGASLVMETVPEESRGIVSGILQAGYPSGYLIASIAFFLLFPVIGWRGMFFVGAVPALLVLYIRRNVEESPAFLKRKAEGRRPFLTVLRENIPLFIWAVLLMTAFNFFSHGTQDIYPTFLETQRNYSSYTVGAIAIVYNIGAICGGLFFGALSQRIGRKKAIVIAALIAVPVAPLWAYAPGPVLLAIGAFLMQFFVQGAWGIVPVHLNELSPDEVRGAFPGFAYQLGNLLASGNATLQAGLAARWDGDYAYALLIVAAVVALIVAALAGFGYEKKDVRFGTEEAEEPHGAMRI encoded by the coding sequence ATGTCCGCTTTGGAAAGCCTGCGCCGGCTGACGCCGCAGCAGCGCAACACCGTCATCGCCAGCTATCTCGGCTGGACGCTCGACGCCTTCGATTTCTTCATTCTCGTCTTCGTTCTCAAATATATCGCCGAGGAATTCAACACCGACGTTCCCGCCGTCTCGGTGGCGATCTTCCTGACGCTTGCCATGCGGGCGCTCGGCGCGCTGATCTTCGGGCTGGCGGCCGACCGTTACGGGCGGCGCATCACGCTGATGGCCGACGTGCTGCTCTATTCGCTGTTCGAATTCCTGACCGGCTTCTCCACCGGGCTCACGATGTTTCTCGTGCTCAGGGCGCTCTACGGCATCGCCATGGGCGGTGAATGGGGCGTCGGCGCCTCGCTTGTTATGGAGACGGTGCCGGAGGAAAGCCGCGGTATCGTTTCCGGCATCCTGCAGGCGGGTTATCCGTCGGGCTATCTGATCGCCTCGATCGCGTTCTTCCTGCTCTTCCCGGTCATCGGCTGGCGTGGCATGTTTTTTGTTGGCGCGGTGCCGGCGCTGCTGGTGCTCTACATCAGACGCAATGTCGAGGAGAGCCCAGCCTTCCTGAAGCGGAAGGCCGAGGGGCGCCGGCCGTTCCTGACGGTCTTGCGCGAGAATATTCCGCTGTTCATCTGGGCGGTGCTGCTGATGACGGCCTTCAACTTCTTCAGCCACGGCACGCAGGATATCTACCCAACCTTCCTCGAGACCCAGCGCAACTATTCGAGCTATACGGTCGGCGCGATCGCCATCGTCTACAATATCGGGGCGATCTGCGGCGGGCTGTTCTTCGGGGCACTGTCGCAGCGGATCGGGCGCAAAAAGGCAATCGTCATCGCCGCACTGATCGCCGTGCCCGTCGCGCCGCTCTGGGCCTATGCGCCGGGGCCGGTGCTGCTCGCCATCGGTGCTTTCCTGATGCAGTTCTTCGTCCAGGGCGCCTGGGGCATCGTGCCGGTGCATCTGAACGAACTGTCACCCGACGAGGTGCGCGGCGCCTTTCCTGGCTTCGCCTACCAGCTCGGCAACCTGCTCGCCTCGGGCAATGCGACGCTGCAGGCGGGGCTGGCCGCCCGCTGGGACGGCGACTATGCCTATGCACTGCTGATCGTCGCGGCGGTGGTGGCGTTGATCGTCGCGGCTCTTGCCGGCTTCGGCTACGAAAAGAAGGATGTGCGCTTCGGCACGGAGGAGGCCGAGGAGCCGCATGGCGCGATGCGAATCTAG
- a CDS encoding class I SAM-dependent methyltransferase → MPSSFNVESADGYERLMGRWSRKLAPMFIDFAGLADGDRVLDVGCGTGSLAFTLAETPGLQEIVAVDYSPVFVEAATRRNTDPRVSIRQADACALPFEDNRFDRAMSLLVLHFVPEAGKAVSEMRRVVRPGGVVAAAVWDHYGGMSGMRMMWDTVAMLDENALALRRRYCFQPMMRPGEMKESFIAQGLADVEETSLLIRMEYLSFEDYWNPIAAGEGPLGKYVAGLDPAKRTAVDAAVRAAYEAGEPDGPRSFASVAWACLGRVPG, encoded by the coding sequence ATGCCGTCGAGTTTCAATGTCGAAAGTGCCGATGGTTATGAACGGCTGATGGGGCGCTGGAGCAGGAAGCTGGCGCCGATGTTCATCGATTTCGCCGGTCTCGCGGATGGCGACCGGGTGCTCGATGTCGGCTGCGGCACCGGCAGCCTGGCGTTCACGCTGGCGGAAACGCCGGGCCTGCAGGAGATCGTCGCCGTCGACTATTCGCCGGTCTTCGTCGAGGCGGCAACGCGGCGCAACACCGATCCCCGCGTATCGATCCGGCAGGCCGATGCCTGCGCGCTTCCCTTCGAGGATAACCGCTTCGACAGGGCGATGTCGCTGCTCGTGCTGCATTTCGTGCCGGAGGCGGGAAAGGCGGTATCCGAGATGCGCCGTGTGGTGCGCCCGGGCGGCGTGGTCGCGGCCGCCGTCTGGGACCATTATGGCGGCATGTCCGGCATGCGGATGATGTGGGATACGGTGGCAATGCTGGATGAAAATGCGCTGGCCCTGCGCCGCAGATATTGTTTCCAGCCGATGATGCGGCCGGGGGAAATGAAGGAAAGCTTCATCGCGCAGGGCCTTGCCGACGTCGAGGAAACCTCGCTGCTGATCCGGATGGAATACCTCTCCTTCGAAGACTACTGGAACCCGATCGCCGCCGGCGAGGGACCGCTCGGCAAATATGTCGCGGGGCTGGACCCGGCGAAGCGAACGGCTGTGGATGCCGCCGTCAGGGCGGCATATGAGGCCGGCGAGCCGGATGGGCCGCGATCGTTCGCATCGGTGGCGTGGGCGTGCCTGGGCAGGGTGCCCGGATAG
- a CDS encoding NmrA/HSCARG family protein: MSNIRSVLVTGATGQQGGAVVRALIARGHRVKAISRKPDSDGAKRLAAAGVEVVAADLNDGASVAKAASGVDTMFLMGNSYEAGVEAETRQGIIAADAAKAAGIGHLIYSSVGDADKKTGIPHFDSKYLVEKHIAGLGLPYTISAPVAFMENTVAPWAIDGLRQGVYAAALPPTRVLQQITIADIGAFVAALAERREQVFGKRFDIAGDELSGEQQATILTEALGRPITYRELPIAAIRQQSEDTALMFEWFDRTGYDADIAALRRDFADVGWHSYADWAKGFNWSVLSKPAG; this comes from the coding sequence ATGAGCAACATAAGAAGCGTATTGGTCACAGGCGCCACCGGCCAGCAGGGTGGCGCGGTCGTGCGCGCATTGATCGCGCGGGGACATCGCGTCAAGGCGATCTCACGCAAGCCTGATAGTGACGGCGCCAAGCGGCTGGCCGCGGCAGGGGTCGAAGTCGTCGCCGCCGATCTTAATGACGGCGCTTCCGTGGCGAAGGCCGCAAGCGGCGTCGACACGATGTTTCTGATGGGCAACAGCTATGAGGCCGGAGTGGAAGCGGAGACCCGCCAGGGCATCATCGCCGCCGATGCGGCGAAGGCCGCCGGCATCGGCCACCTGATCTATTCCTCCGTCGGCGACGCCGACAAGAAGACCGGCATTCCGCATTTCGACAGCAAGTATCTCGTCGAGAAGCACATCGCAGGCCTCGGCCTTCCTTACACGATCAGCGCTCCCGTCGCCTTCATGGAGAACACCGTGGCGCCCTGGGCGATCGACGGCCTGCGCCAGGGCGTCTATGCCGCGGCCCTACCGCCCACCCGCGTGCTGCAGCAGATCACCATCGCAGATATCGGCGCTTTCGTCGCGGCACTGGCCGAGCGGCGCGAGCAGGTGTTCGGCAAGCGTTTCGACATTGCGGGCGACGAATTGTCGGGCGAGCAGCAGGCAACGATCCTCACCGAGGCGCTCGGCCGCCCAATCACTTACCGGGAATTGCCGATCGCGGCGATACGGCAGCAGAGCGAGGATACGGCGCTGATGTTCGAATGGTTCGACCGTACCGGCTACGACGCCGATATCGCCGCCCTGCGCCGCGACTTCGCCGATGTCGGCTGGCACAGCTATGCCGACTGGGCGAAGGGGTTCAACTGGAGTGTTCTTAGCAAGCCGGCTGGGTGA
- a CDS encoding NAD-dependent formate dehydrogenase, with translation MAKVLCVLYDDPIDGYPKSYARDNLPRIDQYPGGQTLPTPKAVDFQPGTLLGSVSGELGLRKYLEANGHTLVVTSDKDGPNSAFERELVDADVVISQPFWPAYLTAERIAKAPKLKLALTAGIGSDHVDLQAAIDRGITVAEVTYCNSISVSEHVVMMILGLVRNYIPSYQWVVKGGWNIADCVTRSYDVESMHVGTVAAGRIGLAVLKRLKPFDVHLHYTDRHRLPDTVEKELGLTWHATPEEMYEVCDVVTLNCPLHPETEHMINDETLKHFKRGAYLVNTARGKLCDRDSIARALESGQLAGYAGDVWFPQPAPADHPWRTMPHHGMTPHISGTSLSAQTRYAAGTREILECFFEQRPIRDEYLIVDGGKLAGTGAHSYSAGNATGGSEEAAKFKRT, from the coding sequence ATGGCCAAAGTATTGTGCGTACTCTACGACGACCCGATCGACGGCTATCCCAAATCCTACGCCCGTGACAACCTGCCGAGGATTGATCAATATCCTGGTGGTCAGACCTTGCCGACGCCGAAGGCCGTCGACTTCCAGCCCGGCACGCTGCTGGGAAGCGTGTCGGGCGAACTCGGCCTTCGCAAATATCTCGAGGCGAACGGCCACACTCTGGTGGTCACCTCGGACAAGGACGGCCCGAATTCGGCCTTCGAGCGCGAACTCGTCGACGCCGACGTGGTGATCTCGCAGCCTTTCTGGCCGGCCTATCTCACCGCCGAACGCATCGCCAAGGCGCCGAAGCTCAAGCTGGCGCTGACCGCCGGCATCGGCTCTGACCACGTCGACCTGCAGGCGGCGATCGACCGCGGCATCACTGTCGCCGAAGTTACCTATTGCAATTCGATCAGCGTGTCCGAGCACGTCGTCATGATGATCCTCGGCCTCGTCCGCAACTACATCCCCTCCTACCAGTGGGTGGTGAAAGGCGGCTGGAACATCGCCGATTGCGTCACGCGATCCTATGACGTCGAAAGCATGCATGTCGGCACGGTCGCCGCCGGCCGCATCGGTCTTGCCGTCCTGAAGCGCCTGAAGCCTTTCGACGTGCACCTTCACTACACCGACCGCCATCGCCTGCCTGATACGGTGGAGAAGGAACTGGGCCTCACCTGGCATGCGACGCCTGAGGAAATGTACGAGGTCTGCGATGTCGTGACGTTGAATTGCCCGCTCCACCCCGAAACGGAGCATATGATCAACGACGAGACCCTGAAGCACTTCAAGCGCGGCGCCTATCTCGTCAACACCGCCCGCGGCAAGCTCTGCGACCGCGACTCGATTGCGCGTGCGCTCGAAAGCGGCCAGCTTGCCGGTTATGCCGGCGACGTCTGGTTCCCGCAGCCGGCCCCTGCCGACCACCCGTGGCGCACCATGCCACATCACGGCATGACGCCGCATATCTCGGGCACATCGCTCTCGGCCCAGACCCGCTATGCCGCCGGCACGCGCGAGATCCTCGAATGCTTCTTCGAGCAGCGGCCGATCCGCGACGAATACCTGATCGTCGACGGCGGCAAACTCGCCGGCACCGGCGCGCATTCCTACAGCGCCGGCAATGCGACGGGCGGTTCCGAAGAGGCCGCAAAGTTCAAGCGCACGTGA
- a CDS encoding response regulator: protein MKVMIVEDENFVALELERIAQEAGHQTIGPVSTVEQALAHAQRSDVALVDLSLSDGLSGAQLARRLIDRHGVDVIFVTGSPENVGHGIEGALDVISKPFTDERIASALSRAEERRKNFDSSKAAF from the coding sequence ATGAAGGTGATGATCGTTGAAGATGAGAATTTTGTCGCTTTGGAGCTCGAACGCATTGCGCAAGAGGCCGGACACCAGACCATCGGGCCGGTTTCGACGGTGGAGCAGGCACTCGCCCACGCTCAAAGAAGCGATGTCGCGCTCGTCGATCTCAGTCTCTCCGATGGGCTGAGCGGCGCCCAGCTCGCGCGTCGGCTGATCGACCGCCATGGGGTTGACGTCATCTTCGTGACCGGCAGTCCCGAGAATGTCGGTCACGGTATCGAAGGCGCGCTCGATGTCATCTCCAAGCCCTTTACCGATGAGAGGATCGCCAGCGCCCTCTCGCGGGCGGAGGAGCGACGTAAAAACTTCGACAGCAGCAAGGCTGCGTTCTGA
- a CDS encoding phospholipase D-like domain-containing protein, translated as MDTDFRVTGRNAASLFALTIHRGDGMVLLGMDWKNGRPPIDFVGFAIQYREPGTDFFKNVRNRIGFPGQPVPDDGIRTTEAPIQKFRWVHFPFNADLPGKFLYRVTPKFMDAAGALTSGEAQEAELALMRETIPGKLNVAFTRGFVSSQAFVRNFAPDAPTIITLVPPVGDEGLDFVPTHADAERALAWMGFEARAETLALLDKARDAGAEVRVIAYDLNLPEVVTRLEALGPKLKIIIDDSDRTKGHGRPNSPETRAADRLIASAGAANVKRQHMANLQHQKSIAVRGGGISTVLYGSTNLSWRGLYVQSNNSLAVHSEKAIDDYFTAFESYFTAKRAEDFRDSPSSAGWIDLGLDGVDAKVAFSPHSDANGRLDEIGADIDTAESSVLFSLAFLGQMTRGAIGPALGRALERPEVHVMGIADAEVRAGNLGLNVLTPDNRRRVVRAAALTGNVPPPFLTEPSGLAGVDGNQRGTRMHHKFVVLDFDKPTARVYLGSYNFSNPADDENGENLVVVRDRTVATSYMIEALRMYDHYIFRVASEASDGPARPLELKRPPQPGGTPWFERDWTDPIRARDRALFARAE; from the coding sequence ATGGATACGGATTTTCGTGTGACCGGCAGGAATGCTGCTTCGCTTTTTGCGCTGACCATCCATCGCGGCGACGGCATGGTGCTGCTCGGCATGGACTGGAAGAATGGCCGGCCGCCGATCGATTTCGTCGGTTTCGCCATCCAGTATCGCGAGCCGGGTACTGACTTCTTCAAGAACGTGCGCAACCGTATCGGCTTTCCCGGCCAGCCGGTTCCAGACGACGGCATCCGCACGACAGAGGCGCCGATCCAGAAATTCCGCTGGGTGCATTTTCCCTTCAATGCCGATCTGCCCGGCAAGTTTCTCTATCGAGTCACGCCGAAGTTCATGGATGCGGCGGGCGCGCTGACATCGGGTGAAGCGCAGGAGGCGGAGTTGGCGCTGATGCGCGAAACTATCCCCGGCAAGCTCAACGTCGCCTTCACCCGCGGCTTCGTCTCATCGCAGGCCTTCGTGCGCAATTTTGCCCCCGACGCGCCGACGATCATCACGCTGGTGCCGCCGGTTGGCGATGAGGGGCTGGACTTCGTGCCGACGCACGCCGATGCCGAGCGGGCGCTCGCCTGGATGGGCTTCGAGGCGCGGGCCGAGACGCTTGCGCTGCTCGATAAAGCGCGCGACGCCGGCGCCGAGGTGCGCGTCATCGCCTATGATCTCAACCTGCCCGAGGTGGTCACCCGGCTGGAGGCGCTGGGGCCGAAGCTGAAGATCATCATCGACGACAGCGACCGCACCAAGGGCCACGGCCGCCCGAATTCGCCGGAGACGAGGGCGGCGGACCGGCTGATCGCCTCGGCGGGGGCTGCCAATGTCAAGCGCCAGCACATGGCGAACCTGCAGCATCAGAAGTCGATCGCGGTCCGCGGCGGCGGCATTTCGACCGTGCTTTACGGCTCGACCAATCTCAGCTGGCGCGGGCTCTATGTACAGTCGAACAACAGCCTTGCCGTCCACAGCGAAAAGGCGATCGACGATTATTTCACCGCCTTCGAGAGCTATTTCACCGCCAAACGCGCCGAAGACTTCCGCGACTCGCCAAGTTCTGCCGGCTGGATCGATCTCGGCCTTGACGGCGTCGACGCCAAGGTCGCTTTCTCCCCACACAGCGATGCCAATGGCCGGCTCGACGAGATCGGCGCCGATATCGATACGGCAGAGTCCAGCGTGCTCTTTTCGCTCGCCTTCCTCGGCCAGATGACCAGGGGGGCGATCGGCCCGGCGCTCGGCCGCGCGCTCGAACGCCCCGAGGTGCATGTCATGGGCATCGCCGATGCCGAGGTGCGAGCCGGCAATCTCGGCCTCAACGTGCTGACGCCGGACAATCGCCGCAGGGTGGTGCGGGCGGCGGCCTTAACGGGCAACGTCCCGCCGCCCTTCCTGACGGAACCCTCGGGCCTTGCCGGCGTCGACGGCAACCAGCGCGGCACGCGCATGCACCATAAATTCGTCGTGCTCGATTTCGACAAGCCGACGGCGCGCGTCTATCTCGGCTCCTACAATTTCTCGAACCCCGCCGATGACGAGAACGGCGAGAACCTCGTCGTCGTGCGCGACCGGACGGTTGCGACCAGCTACATGATCGAGGCGCTCAGGATGTACGACCACTACATCTTCCGCGTCGCCTCCGAAGCGAGCGACGGGCCGGCCCGTCCGCTGGAGCTCAAACGCCCGCCTCAGCCCGGCGGCACGCCCTGGTTCGAACGCGACTGGACCGACCCCATCCGCGCCCGGGACCGGGCGTTGTTTGCCCGGGCGGAGTAA
- a CDS encoding DUF899 domain-containing protein translates to MTASAENGKSGQAMHKPPVVSPQAWEAARAQLLVKEKAETRARDALAAERRRMPWMAVAKAYAFEGPQGKVSLLDLFEGRHQLILYRAFYEPGVFGWPEHACRGCSMVADQVAHVAHLNARDTTLVFASRAPQADITRLKARMGWTMPWVTITDSFDKDFGVDEWHGTNVFYRDGERIFRTYFINNRGDEQMGGTWNYLDITPLGRQEVWEDSPEGYPQTPTYKWWNWHDSYVPDDEPDKKWVEVSDAGEAAFRAESANEKP, encoded by the coding sequence ATGACTGCTTCAGCCGAGAATGGAAAAAGCGGACAAGCCATGCACAAACCGCCGGTCGTGTCGCCGCAAGCCTGGGAAGCGGCCCGCGCGCAGCTGCTCGTGAAGGAAAAGGCTGAGACCCGCGCCCGCGACGCGCTGGCCGCCGAGCGCCGGCGCATGCCGTGGATGGCGGTGGCGAAGGCCTATGCGTTTGAGGGGCCTCAGGGCAAAGTCAGCCTGCTCGACCTGTTCGAAGGCAGACACCAGCTCATCCTCTACCGCGCCTTCTACGAGCCCGGCGTGTTCGGCTGGCCCGAACATGCCTGCCGCGGCTGCTCGATGGTGGCCGATCAGGTTGCCCATGTCGCCCATCTCAACGCCCGCGACACGACGCTGGTCTTCGCCTCCCGCGCGCCGCAGGCCGACATTACGCGGCTGAAGGCGCGGATGGGCTGGACGATGCCGTGGGTCACGATCACCGACAGCTTCGACAAGGACTTCGGCGTCGACGAGTGGCACGGCACCAATGTCTTCTACCGCGACGGCGAGCGCATCTTCCGCACCTATTTCATCAACAACCGCGGCGATGAGCAGATGGGCGGCACCTGGAACTACCTCGACATCACGCCGCTCGGCCGCCAGGAAGTCTGGGAGGATTCGCCCGAAGGCTATCCGCAGACCCCGACCTACAAGTGGTGGAACTGGCACGACAGCTATGTGCCGGACGACGAGCCCGACAAGAAGTGGGTCGAGGTCTCCGACGCCGGCGAGGCGGCGTTCAGGGCCGAGAGTGCAAACGAGAAACCGTAG
- a CDS encoding GNAT family N-acetyltransferase → MEVHAINSPSDFEEALALIDAMGKWDAEQSSRFGVPEVELLEYVYGHTVDTLMEKFRQPGAGFFLARADGIVAGCAGYSKSDDGIAELRKMYVRTEARGRGAAKGLMTACLDGMRDDGYDRVQLETVSFMRGAIALYESFGFKPCDRFREIPASLQPITIFMERKL, encoded by the coding sequence ATGGAAGTCCATGCCATCAATTCTCCGTCCGACTTCGAAGAGGCGCTTGCGCTGATCGATGCCATGGGAAAATGGGACGCGGAACAATCCAGCCGGTTCGGAGTGCCGGAGGTCGAACTGCTGGAATATGTCTACGGACACACGGTCGACACCCTGATGGAAAAGTTTCGCCAACCCGGCGCGGGCTTTTTCCTGGCGCGCGCGGACGGAATTGTCGCTGGCTGCGCCGGCTATTCGAAGTCGGATGACGGAATCGCCGAGTTGCGGAAAATGTATGTTCGCACCGAAGCGCGCGGCCGAGGCGCAGCCAAAGGCCTGATGACCGCCTGTCTGGATGGAATGCGCGATGACGGATACGATCGCGTGCAGCTGGAAACCGTGAGCTTCATGCGTGGGGCCATCGCCCTTTATGAGAGCTTCGGCTTCAAACCCTGCGACCGGTTTCGAGAGATTCCCGCAAGCTTGCAGCCGATCACGATTTTCATGGAGAGGAAGCTCTAG